The following are from one region of the Hydrogenophaga sp. BPS33 genome:
- a CDS encoding CaiB/BaiF CoA transferase family protein: MASPPLAGVRVLSLAEQYPGPYATLLLADLGADVILVERPESGDPTRRHPGLFASLGRNKRSIALDLKSPSERARFLELVDTADVVMEGFRPGVMGRLGLDSKALRARKPSLIYVSISSFGQTGPMAAVAGHDLSIQAVAGMVSVPSGREETATLPVLPLADIASGMFAALSVATALVGRNKNGDGCSVDVSMLDAMVSWMTPFLVPGMNQLPVRPLPPEDPGYGVFATANGGQLTLSIAGEDHMWAALCGILELNELAVLGDAVRSERRAEIVPRLRDAIRTRTLDALCEQLTTAGIAFAPVQRGDGVLNHPQVQARGLVVEHEGQRHIRQPVLFDGQGSGLSRGVPALGEHTREILDELGTAARGVRGSPAQ, encoded by the coding sequence ATGGCGTCGCCTCCTCTCGCTGGCGTGCGTGTCCTCAGCTTGGCAGAACAGTACCCGGGCCCTTACGCCACCTTGCTGCTCGCTGATCTGGGCGCCGATGTCATCCTCGTGGAACGCCCGGAAAGCGGTGACCCCACGCGTCGGCATCCCGGGCTGTTCGCCTCGCTCGGCCGCAACAAGCGCTCGATCGCGCTGGACCTTAAGTCGCCCAGCGAACGCGCCCGATTTCTGGAACTCGTCGACACGGCGGACGTGGTGATGGAGGGCTTTCGTCCCGGCGTCATGGGGCGCCTCGGCCTGGACTCGAAGGCCTTGCGCGCACGCAAGCCCTCGCTGATCTATGTCTCGATCTCATCGTTCGGCCAGACCGGGCCAATGGCCGCAGTGGCCGGCCACGATCTGAGCATCCAGGCGGTGGCGGGCATGGTGAGCGTGCCTTCGGGCCGCGAGGAAACAGCCACGCTGCCCGTCTTGCCGCTGGCGGACATCGCGTCGGGCATGTTTGCCGCATTGAGCGTGGCCACTGCGCTGGTCGGACGGAACAAGAACGGCGACGGATGCAGCGTGGACGTGTCCATGCTCGATGCCATGGTCAGCTGGATGACGCCCTTCCTGGTGCCGGGCATGAACCAGCTGCCGGTGCGCCCGCTGCCGCCGGAAGACCCGGGCTACGGCGTGTTCGCCACGGCAAACGGCGGACAACTCACGCTGAGCATCGCCGGCGAAGACCATATGTGGGCGGCGCTCTGCGGCATTCTTGAACTGAATGAACTGGCCGTATTGGGCGATGCCGTGCGCAGCGAACGACGGGCAGAGATCGTGCCCCGTTTGCGAGACGCCATTCGAACCCGAACCCTGGACGCCTTGTGCGAGCAATTGACCACTGCGGGCATTGCGTTCGCGCCGGTGCAACGAGGAGACGGTGTGCTCAACCACCCGCAGGTGCAGGCGCGCGGTCTGGTCGTGGAGCACGAAGGTCAGCGCCATATCCGCCAGCCAGTTCTGTTTGATGG
- a CDS encoding crotonase/enoyl-CoA hydratase family protein produces MTQEVLVEHDGGMVVVTINRPGQKNAVNRAVSYGVCAAFDAMDERDDLHIGILTGAGGNFCAGMDLKAFLAGESPRVEGRGFLGIAFIPPRKPLIAAVEGYALAGGFESVLACDLVVAARDAKFGLPEVKRGLAAASGGLLRLPRLIPQRIAMEIALTGDHISAERLFQYGLINALVEPGQALEQAKQLARRILVNAPLSVAASKRVIVEQRDWPIATMFDSQDAITTAVLASEDAREGARAFAERRTPRWQSR; encoded by the coding sequence ATGACACAAGAAGTTCTGGTCGAGCATGACGGCGGCATGGTCGTTGTCACCATCAACCGTCCGGGTCAAAAAAATGCCGTGAACCGAGCGGTGTCCTACGGCGTGTGCGCGGCTTTCGACGCGATGGACGAACGCGACGATCTGCACATTGGCATTCTCACCGGCGCCGGTGGCAATTTCTGCGCCGGCATGGACCTCAAGGCCTTCTTGGCTGGGGAGTCGCCGCGAGTGGAAGGGCGCGGTTTCCTGGGCATTGCGTTCATTCCGCCACGCAAGCCACTGATCGCCGCCGTCGAAGGCTACGCGCTGGCGGGTGGATTTGAATCGGTCCTGGCCTGCGATCTCGTCGTGGCGGCTCGCGATGCAAAGTTTGGCTTGCCCGAGGTCAAACGCGGCCTGGCCGCCGCTTCTGGTGGGCTGCTGCGCTTGCCACGCCTGATTCCGCAGCGCATCGCGATGGAGATCGCGCTGACCGGCGACCACATTTCCGCCGAACGCCTTTTCCAGTACGGCCTGATCAATGCCCTGGTGGAGCCGGGCCAGGCACTGGAGCAGGCCAAGCAACTGGCCCGTCGCATCCTCGTGAATGCGCCGCTGTCGGTAGCCGCGAGCAAACGCGTCATCGTCGAACAGCGCGACTGGCCGATTGCCACGATGTTTGATTCCCAGGACGCCATCACTACCGCTGTGCTGGCCTCTGAGGATGCGCGTGAGGGCGCGCGTGCTTTTGCCGAGCGGCGCACACCGCGCTGGCAAAGCCGGTGA
- a CDS encoding acetyl-CoA hydrolase/transferase C-terminal domain-containing protein, which yields MTSSRLAELIRPDDHIAVGQAAGEPVGLIAELFQLAPRLGSVNVFCGLSLNPAWGGDVPDAVRVSTYCGLGTVGKLVARQRARVMPASLPQLSSFIASRKLPVDVVLLQVSPADAGGYHSLGCTLDYVWDAVQVARVVVVEVNANMPMTRGVGRLHSSRVVVARESDDALLESPAEEPTEVQRQVARHVASLVPDGATLQLGIGGLAGAVAGALKQRRDLKIRSGLVGDWYLDLLDSGALDTTPDACLTALVVGSSSLYASLSREGGLGFAPATQLVLPIPGSPLMAINSAIEVDLCGQVNAEFLGERYVGAVGGQTDYFRAARRSESGLAILAMPATTGRGAKSRIVPRCTYVTSAQSDVDVIVTEHGAADIRATTLQERRALIANVAHPQTRGLLLQSGAPQ from the coding sequence ATGACGTCCTCACGTTTGGCCGAGTTGATCCGCCCGGACGACCACATCGCCGTGGGCCAGGCCGCTGGCGAACCGGTCGGCCTGATCGCAGAGCTCTTCCAACTGGCGCCACGTCTGGGTTCAGTGAACGTGTTCTGCGGCCTCTCGCTCAACCCGGCCTGGGGAGGCGACGTGCCCGACGCCGTGCGCGTGAGCACCTATTGCGGCCTGGGCACCGTGGGCAAGCTGGTGGCTCGCCAACGCGCACGGGTGATGCCGGCCTCGCTGCCGCAGTTGTCGTCCTTCATCGCCTCACGAAAACTGCCGGTGGATGTGGTGCTGCTGCAGGTGTCTCCTGCCGATGCCGGCGGCTACCACAGCCTGGGCTGTACGCTGGACTACGTGTGGGACGCCGTGCAGGTAGCGCGTGTCGTGGTGGTGGAGGTGAATGCCAACATGCCGATGACGCGCGGCGTTGGCCGCTTGCACAGCAGCCGCGTGGTGGTGGCCCGCGAGAGCGACGACGCCTTGCTCGAATCGCCCGCCGAGGAGCCTACCGAGGTGCAACGGCAGGTCGCGCGCCACGTTGCAAGCCTGGTGCCCGATGGCGCGACGCTGCAACTCGGCATCGGTGGCCTTGCGGGCGCGGTGGCCGGTGCGCTGAAGCAGCGCCGGGACCTCAAGATTCGGTCGGGTCTGGTGGGCGATTGGTATCTGGATCTGCTGGACAGCGGCGCCCTCGACACCACCCCGGATGCGTGCCTCACGGCCCTGGTGGTCGGCAGTTCATCGCTCTACGCCTCTTTGTCGCGCGAGGGCGGCCTCGGCTTCGCCCCGGCAACGCAGCTCGTCCTGCCCATTCCCGGGTCGCCGTTGATGGCGATCAATTCGGCGATCGAGGTCGACCTGTGCGGCCAGGTGAACGCGGAGTTCCTGGGCGAACGTTATGTGGGCGCGGTCGGTGGCCAGACCGACTACTTCCGGGCCGCGCGCCGCTCGGAAAGTGGGCTCGCGATTCTCGCGATGCCGGCCACCACGGGGCGCGGTGCGAAGAGCCGCATCGTGCCGCGTTGCACCTACGTCACCTCGGCGCAAAGCGATGTCGACGTGATCGTCACCGAACACGGTGCGGCGGACATACGCGCCACCACGCTCCAGGAGCGACGTGCATTGATCGCGAACGTCGCGCATCCGCAGACACGGGGCCTTCTGCTGCAGAGTGGCGCGCCCCAGTAG
- a CDS encoding phosphotransferase family protein, protein MTATQRTHDLSPMDTEQPDRVAQVVRGLKGLILNAIPSARDIDLQGLVRSAGGLSRENWSFDAKWHDAAGSHTHPLMLMRDAAGTLLNTERSREFAVLQALAQTNVPAPKVHWMDEQGCWLGTPSVVMERMPGACDYMVLNGAQPLEARLSLAQDFIRLMTDIQAVDWQALGLADSLGLPDVAPSLCELSHWEAEYRKSQLEPQPELDYVLAWLKRRAPQAEAIVLVHGDFKPGNALIHEGSISAKLDWETAHLGDPLEDLGWVTNPVRKREHQIPGHWERQQIVDAYRELTGRQVLEADLLWWNVFSCWKLSVIQLTAVAEFVAGRYNRVFQTPSWLFRPMLQMMEAAP, encoded by the coding sequence ATGACGGCCACACAACGCACACACGACTTGTCTCCCATGGACACCGAGCAACCCGACCGCGTGGCGCAAGTCGTCCGGGGATTGAAAGGCTTGATCCTCAACGCCATACCATCGGCGCGCGACATCGATCTGCAAGGCCTGGTCCGCAGCGCGGGTGGCCTCTCGCGCGAGAACTGGTCTTTCGATGCGAAGTGGCACGACGCGGCGGGGTCGCACACCCATCCTTTGATGCTCATGCGGGATGCCGCGGGGACGCTTCTCAACACCGAAAGATCGCGCGAGTTCGCCGTCTTGCAGGCGCTGGCACAGACGAACGTGCCGGCTCCAAAGGTGCACTGGATGGACGAGCAAGGGTGCTGGCTGGGCACGCCCTCGGTGGTGATGGAACGCATGCCTGGGGCGTGCGACTACATGGTCCTCAACGGCGCGCAACCCCTCGAAGCGCGGCTGTCGCTCGCGCAGGATTTCATCCGGTTGATGACGGACATTCAAGCGGTCGACTGGCAAGCGCTGGGTTTGGCCGACAGCCTTGGCCTGCCCGACGTTGCGCCTTCGCTGTGCGAACTCTCGCATTGGGAGGCCGAGTACCGCAAGTCACAACTCGAACCACAACCCGAGCTGGACTACGTGCTGGCCTGGCTCAAGCGCCGCGCGCCGCAGGCCGAGGCGATCGTGCTGGTGCATGGCGATTTCAAGCCGGGCAATGCACTGATCCATGAGGGAAGCATTTCCGCCAAGCTCGATTGGGAAACCGCGCACCTGGGCGACCCGCTGGAAGATTTGGGCTGGGTCACAAACCCGGTCCGCAAGCGCGAGCACCAGATCCCTGGTCATTGGGAACGTCAACAGATCGTCGATGCCTACCGCGAACTCACAGGCCGCCAGGTGCTTGAAGCCGATCTGCTCTGGTGGAACGTATTTTCTTGCTGGAAGCTGTCCGTGATCCAGTTGACGGCCGTGGCGGAGTTCGTGGCAGGGCGCTACAACCGGGTGTTCCAGACGCCCTCCTGGTTGTTCCGACCCATGCTCCAGATGATGGAGGCGGCACCGTGA
- a CDS encoding AMP-binding protein, which yields MKIPESKTIPQLLQEQATRHASREALVDGRRRYTYAQLQTEVHRVARGLLALGIRRGDHVAILMGNRAEWMLSFLAVQQIGAVSVGLNTWSSAREMEYTLSHAEVRCLIATDRLRRQDFRAMLNELPREQLPKLQFTVWLGTDPAAPLPIDAAAGECEWDEMLRRGDGVAQAQVDAAAQATAPDDVAMLLYTSGSTAAPKGILLQHEKWIRNAFHIGERQHVTHEDRLWLAVSLFWSFGIVNAVPNLLTHGGCVVLQESFDAGEAMALIERERCSILYGTPNIVQALWEHPTRDRHDLSSLRSGAMIGTPAQVMRAVELGARDICNVYGLSETYGNCTVTDAHDPLEVRLNTVGKPLPGVTLRICHMESGEPLPEGEVGEIRVQGPLVKEYFKDPLKTAESFDENGFYRTGDMGLLDASGRLSYKGRLKEMVKSGGINIAPAEVEEVLMRHPAVRVAYVIGVPHPTLDEALVAIIVPQAGEAPSDEALKAFCSREMAAYKVPHRFHLTTESQLPLTTTGKVQKMNLHTLLS from the coding sequence ATGAAAATTCCTGAAAGCAAGACGATCCCGCAACTGTTGCAGGAACAAGCCACGCGCCATGCCTCGCGCGAGGCGCTGGTAGACGGCAGGCGGCGGTACACCTATGCGCAGCTGCAAACGGAGGTGCACCGCGTCGCGCGCGGTCTGTTGGCGCTCGGCATCCGCCGTGGCGATCACGTCGCCATCCTGATGGGCAACCGCGCCGAGTGGATGCTGTCCTTCCTGGCCGTGCAGCAGATCGGTGCGGTGTCGGTCGGCCTGAACACCTGGTCGTCTGCGCGCGAGATGGAATACACCCTGTCGCATGCCGAAGTGCGCTGCCTCATTGCCACGGACCGCCTGCGGCGCCAGGACTTTCGCGCGATGCTGAATGAACTGCCACGCGAGCAGCTTCCGAAGCTGCAATTCACCGTGTGGCTGGGCACAGATCCGGCGGCGCCCCTCCCTATCGATGCCGCGGCCGGAGAGTGTGAATGGGACGAGATGTTGCGGCGCGGCGATGGCGTTGCACAAGCGCAGGTGGATGCGGCCGCTCAAGCCACAGCGCCCGACGATGTCGCCATGCTGCTCTACACCTCGGGCTCCACAGCAGCGCCCAAGGGCATCCTGCTGCAACACGAGAAATGGATCCGCAACGCCTTTCACATTGGCGAACGCCAACACGTCACCCACGAAGACCGGCTGTGGCTGGCCGTCTCCTTGTTCTGGAGCTTCGGCATCGTGAATGCCGTGCCCAACTTGTTGACACACGGCGGCTGCGTGGTACTGCAGGAAAGCTTTGACGCGGGCGAGGCGATGGCTTTGATCGAGCGCGAACGGTGTTCCATCCTCTATGGAACGCCCAACATCGTGCAAGCCCTGTGGGAGCATCCCACGCGCGATCGGCACGACCTGTCCAGCCTGCGCAGCGGTGCCATGATCGGCACGCCTGCGCAGGTGATGCGGGCGGTTGAGCTCGGCGCACGCGACATCTGCAACGTGTACGGCTTGAGCGAAACCTACGGCAATTGCACCGTCACCGACGCGCACGACCCACTCGAGGTAAGGCTGAACACGGTGGGCAAGCCGCTACCGGGCGTGACGCTGCGCATCTGCCACATGGAATCCGGTGAGCCGTTGCCCGAAGGTGAAGTGGGCGAAATCCGTGTCCAAGGGCCGCTGGTGAAGGAATACTTCAAGGACCCACTGAAAACGGCCGAGTCGTTCGACGAAAACGGCTTTTACCGGACCGGAGACATGGGCCTGCTCGATGCCAGCGGGCGCCTGTCCTACAAGGGCCGGTTGAAGGAAATGGTGAAGAGCGGCGGCATCAACATCGCGCCCGCCGAAGTGGAAGAGGTGCTCATGCGCCACCCCGCCGTGCGCGTGGCGTATGTGATCGGCGTGCCTCATCCCACGCTGGACGAGGCCCTGGTCGCCATCATCGTTCCCCAGGCCGGTGAAGCGCCGAGCGACGAAGCACTGAAGGCGTTTTGCTCTCGCGAAATGGCGGCTTACAAAGTGCCGCATCGTTTCCACCTCACCACCGAGTCGCAGTTGCCGCTGACCACCACCGGCAAAGTGCAGAAGATGAACCTGCACACCCTCCTCTCATGA